The Manihot esculenta cultivar AM560-2 chromosome 1, M.esculenta_v8, whole genome shotgun sequence genome has a window encoding:
- the LOC110611801 gene encoding protein trichome birefringence-like 11 produces MTKNKSSNNSASPQDHQDTMTHLDFFKKFKRLNPLEPSLGILGFFLVTLLFIGCFFYLDYRSVSRGLPYDGVSWLGLINPYTSAEMDTDNGRPGFLDKRGDGCDIFYGNWIWDESYPLYQSKDCSFIDGGFRCLENGRPDSFYTKWRWQPKHCDLPRFDAKVMLEKLRNRRLVFVGDSIGRNQWESLLCMLATAVTDKSSIYEVNGRPITKHKGFLSFMFKDYNCTVEYYRSPFLVYQGRAPAGAPAKVKMTLRVDVLDWMSAQWKDADVLIFNSGHWWNYEKTIRGGCYFQEGEEVKMEMSVETAYQRSLETLLDWIHSKINMSKTQVFFRTYAPIHFRGGDWRNGGSCHLEKLPDLGSLPSSSDYRFKIFYDVLLEHSNESHVMNLDLLNVTNMAARRKDGHASVYYLGPGNGPASLHRQDCSHWCLPGVPDSWNELLYALFLKRESVHSQNSTESSQAPL; encoded by the exons ATGACGAAGAATAAAAGTAGCAACAACAGCGCATCTCCACAAGACCACCAGGACACAATGACCCACTTGGATTTCTTCAAGAAATTCAAACGCTTGAACCCTCTTGAACCCTCTCTTGGCATTCTGGGTTTCTTTCTCGTCACCCTCCTTTTCATTGGATGTTTCTTCTACTTGGATTACCGGTCTGTCAGTCGGGGCCTGCCGTACGATGGAGTCTCTTGGCTGGGACTGATTAATCCATATACATCAGCAGAAATGGATACTGATAATGGACGGCCGGGATTTCTTGATAAGCGCGGTGATGGGTGTGACATTTTTTATGGCAACTGGATTTGGGATGAGAGTTATCCATTGTATCAGAGTAAAGATTGCTCCTTTATAGATGGTGGGTTTAGGTGTTTAGAGAATGGAAGGCCCGATAGCTTCTACACCAAGTGGCGTTGGCAACCCAAACATTGTGACTTGCCGAG ATTTGATGCAAAGGTGATGTTGGAAAAGCTAAGGAACCGGAGACTTGTGTTTGTTGGGGATTCAATTGGAAGAAACCAGTGGGAGTCCCTCCTCTGTATGCTTGCCACTGCTGTTACTGACAAGTCTTCAATCTACGAGGTGAACGGGAGGCCAATCACAAAGCATAAAGGGTTTCTATCCTTCATGTTCAAGGACTATAATTGCACTGTTGAATATTACAGATCTCCATTTCTAGTGTACCAGGGCCGGGCTCCAGCCGGAGCTCCAGCAAAGGTGAAGATGACTTTAAGAGTGGATGTTTTGGATTGGATGTCCGCACAATGGAAGGATGCGGATGTATTGATTTTTAACTCTGGCCACTGGTGGAATTATGAGAAGACCATAAGAGG GGGTTGCTACTTCCAAGAGGGGGAGGAGGTAAAGATGGAGATGAGTGTTGAAACTGCATATCAAAGATCACTTGAAACTCTGCTTGATTGGATTCACAGCAAAATAAATATGAGCAAGACCCAAGTCTTCTTTCGAACCTATGCTCCTATTCATTTCAG AGGTGGTGACTGGAGAAATGGTGGTAGCTGTCACTTGGAAAAGCTTCCAGACTTGGGCTCATTGCCGAGTTCATCAGACTACCGTTTcaagatattttatgatgtgtTATTAGAGCATTCAAATGAATCACATGTGATGAATTTAGATTTATTGAATGTCACAAACATGGCTGCACGGAGAAAGGATGGTCATGCATCTGTGTACTATCTAGGTCCAGGCAATGGCCCAGCCTCTCTCCACCGGCAGGACTGCAGTCATTGGTGTTTGCCTGGTGTCCCTGATTCCTGGAATGAGCTTCTTTATGCACTTTTTCTCAAGCGGGAGTCTGTTCATTCACAAAATTCTACTGAATCTTCTCAAGCCCCATTGTGA
- the LOC110611808 gene encoding aluminum-activated malate transporter 14 produces MGSTVIPIPDEQGSSVAQEKKKSQFSLLPIISFLTNEDDNRKWIHSIKVGVALVLVSLLYFLDPLYKEVGDDNAMWAIMTVVVIFEFYAGATLGKGLNRGMGTILGGGLGCLTATLAEAVGGSGNSIIVGAAMLIFGGAATYCRLKPSIKVRYDYGVMIFILTFSLVAVSGMRDEVIEIARERLLMIVLGFVICLFTSLFIFPIWASDELHDSTISKFDALATSIQGCLEEYFSLDYEMESKPIFSFSKCKAVLNSKSKDESLANFARWEPWHGKFGLTYPWDKYLKIGEVLRELAATILSLKACLQYPGEAPLQTVRESIKEACEEVGSSLASTLKELGESMKKMRKCKTEVQKLKSVRMELSEVTSPSRLTQLENADGLAIASFVFCLMAMVEKLEELAKEVEELGELASFT; encoded by the exons ATGGGCTCGACCGTGATTCCTATTCCAGATGAACAGGGGAGTTCTGTCGCCCAAGAGAAAAAGAAATCTCAGTTTTCTCTTTTACCCATTATTTCGTTTCTTACAAACGAGGATGACAACAGAAAATGGATTCACAGTATCAAGGTTGGAGTTGCTCTTGTCTTGGTTTCTCTTCTTTACTTCCTTGATCCTCTCTACAAGGAAGTTGGAGATGATAATGCCATGTGGGCTATAATGACAGTTGTTGTAATATTTGAGTTCTACGCAG GTGCTACACTTGGCAAGGGCTTAAATCGTGGAATGGGAACTATATTGGGTGGTGGATTGGGATGTTTAACGGCAACTTTAGCTGAAGCAGTTGGTGGGAGCGGCAACTCCATTATTGTTGGTGCTGCTATGCTAATATTCG GTGGAGCAGCAACATATTGTAGATTGAAACCAAGCATTAAAGTAAGATATGACTATGGAGTAATGATATTCATCCTTACATTCAGTCTAGTTGCTGTATCTGGTATGCGTGATGAGGTCATTGAAATAGCCCGTGAAAGGCTCTTGATGATCGTTCTGGGTTTTGTGATCTGCCTTTTTACTAGCTTATTCATCTTTCCCATATGGGCTAGCGACGAGCTTCATGATTCTACCATCTCCAAATTCGATGCCCTTGCCACCTCTATTCAAG GATGCTTGGAGGAATATTTTAGTCTTGACTATGAAATGGAAAGCAAGCCAATCTTTAGCTTCAGCAAATGCAAAGCGGTTCTAAACTCCAAGTCCAAGGATGAATCCTTGGCAAACTTTGCAAGATGGGAACCATGGCATGGTAAATTTGGGCTAACTTATCCATGGGACAAGTACCTAAAGATAGGAGAGGTTCTTAGAGAATTGGCAGCTACCATTCTTTCACTTAAAGCTTGTCTTCAGTACCCTGGAGAG GCGCCGTTGCAAACTGTGAGAGAATCGATAAAAGAAGCATGTGAAGAAGTAGGGTCATCACTGGCATCAACTTTAAAGGAGCTTGGAGAAAGCatgaagaaaatgagaaaatgcAAGACGGAGGTGCAGAAGTTGAAATCAGTGAGAATGGAGCTGAGTGAAGTCACATCTCCTTCAAGACTGACGCAACTAGAGAATGCTGATGGACTAGCAATAGCGAGCTTTGTGTTCTGTTTGATGGCCATGGTGGAGAAGCTAGAAGAATTGGCCAAGGAGGTGGAAGAACTTGGAGAACTTGCTTCTTTTACATAg
- the LOC110611816 gene encoding F-box protein At2g27310 isoform X3 yields the protein MAMSVAPDEGTASLSSDIFYDILRRLDGPTLASAACACVAFCSISKEEKLWENVCSSMWPSTNREDVKNLITSIGGFRKFYADCFPLIVNKEVIECQWNDYPEYPEEWTEAEYYGDLDEFESIAPSDFVSIVDIRYKDKAICSKVLWGIPNANGFNGWFYSCPFRIDLLTYAARDDDSEGEVLLSVSDGLPPIFSMEKERKDGKLWRDLRDGLRLSWIVVNKKIKQAANLASWSPLGGQRHWPTDKDFVIRFGSVLSAKDILPCQVVECILIMKFRVIRTEGEGVHTTLKLTELSMQLEDMEGAHVNGRNSLLILKEALSCCRSKNYSEVLEACHLYSKVQSELKEEKMRNESRIDRLCIISGIAAFLTLWYYIL from the coding sequence ATGGCTATGTCAGTTGCACCAGATGAGGGTACAGCATCATTAAGCAGTGATATCTTCTATGACATATTGAGGCGTCTTGATGGCCCAACATTGGCAAGTGCAGCATGTGCATGTGTTGCATTCTGCTCCATCTCAAAGGAAGAAAAGTTATGGGAAAATGTTTGTTCTTCTATGTGGCCTTCAACAAATAGGGAGGATGTCAAAAATCTAATAACATCAATTGGTGGATTCAGAAAGTTTTATGCCGACTGCTTTCCACTCATTGTTAACAAGGAAGTTATCGAGTGTCAATGGAATGACTATCCAGAGTACCCTGAAGAATGGACTGAGGCTGAATACTATGGTGACTTAGATGAATTTGAGAGTATTGCACCTTCAGATTTTGTCTCAATTGTTGATATCAGGTATAAAGACAAAGCAATCTGTTCAAAAGTCCTGTGGGGTATTCCCAATGCCAATGGATTTAATGGTTGGTTTTACAGCTGCCCATTCCGGATTGATCTTCTTACATATGCAGCCAGGGATGATGACAGTGAAGGTGAAGTTCTCCTTTCAGTTTCAGATGGTCTGCCACCAATTTTCTCCatggagaaagaaagaaaggacgGAAAGTTATGGAGAGATCTTCGTGATGGACTCCGGCTTAGTTGGATTGTtgtaaacaaaaaaataaagcaaGCTGCTAATCTTGCTAGCTGGAGCCCTCTTGGTGGGCAAAGGCATTGGCCAACGGACAAGGATTTTGTAATACGCTTTGGATCAGTTCTTTCTGCAAAAGACATTCTTCCATGTCAGGTGGTAGAATGCATTCTCATTATGAAGTTTAGAGTAATTCGCACAGAAGGAGAGGGCGTTCATACAACTCTCAAGTTAACAGAGCTGAGCATGCAGTTGGAAGACATGGAAGGTGCTCATGTCAACGGAAGAAACAGTTTACTTATTCTGAAGGAAGCATTGAGCTGCTGTAGGAGCAAAAACTATAGTGAAGTTCTGGAGGCTTGCCACTTGTACTCGAAAGTGCAAAGCGAGTTAAAAGAGGAGAAGATGAGGAACGAAAGTAGGATAGATAGACTTTGTATAATAAGTGGAATTGCTGCTTTCCTCACACTATGGTACTACATTTTGTGA
- the LOC110611816 gene encoding F-box protein At2g27310 isoform X2, with protein sequence MTCSFEGTMAMSVAPDEGTASLSSDIFYDILRRLDGPTLASAACACVAFCSISKEEKLWENVCSSMWPSTNREDVKNLITSIGGFRKFYADCFPLIVNKEVIECQWNDYPEYPEEWTEAEYYGDLDEFESIAPSDFVSIVDIRYKDKAICSKVLWGIPNANGFNGWFYSCPFRIDLLTYAARDDDSEGEVLLSVSDGLPPIFSMEKERKDGKLWRDLRDGLRLSWIVVNKKIKQAANLASWSPLGGQRHWPTDKDFVIRFGSVLSAKDILPCQVVECILIMKFRVIRTEGEGVHTTLKLTELSMQLEDMEGAHVNGRNSLLILKEALSCCRSKNYSEVLEACHLYSKVQSELKEEKMRNESRIDRLCIISGIAAFLTLWYYIL encoded by the exons ATGACTTGTTCTTTTGAG GGGACTATGGCTATGTCAGTTGCACCAGATGAGGGTACAGCATCATTAAGCAGTGATATCTTCTATGACATATTGAGGCGTCTTGATGGCCCAACATTGGCAAGTGCAGCATGTGCATGTGTTGCATTCTGCTCCATCTCAAAGGAAGAAAAGTTATGGGAAAATGTTTGTTCTTCTATGTGGCCTTCAACAAATAGGGAGGATGTCAAAAATCTAATAACATCAATTGGTGGATTCAGAAAGTTTTATGCCGACTGCTTTCCACTCATTGTTAACAAGGAAGTTATCGAGTGTCAATGGAATGACTATCCAGAGTACCCTGAAGAATGGACTGAGGCTGAATACTATGGTGACTTAGATGAATTTGAGAGTATTGCACCTTCAGATTTTGTCTCAATTGTTGATATCAGGTATAAAGACAAAGCAATCTGTTCAAAAGTCCTGTGGGGTATTCCCAATGCCAATGGATTTAATGGTTGGTTTTACAGCTGCCCATTCCGGATTGATCTTCTTACATATGCAGCCAGGGATGATGACAGTGAAGGTGAAGTTCTCCTTTCAGTTTCAGATGGTCTGCCACCAATTTTCTCCatggagaaagaaagaaaggacgGAAAGTTATGGAGAGATCTTCGTGATGGACTCCGGCTTAGTTGGATTGTtgtaaacaaaaaaataaagcaaGCTGCTAATCTTGCTAGCTGGAGCCCTCTTGGTGGGCAAAGGCATTGGCCAACGGACAAGGATTTTGTAATACGCTTTGGATCAGTTCTTTCTGCAAAAGACATTCTTCCATGTCAGGTGGTAGAATGCATTCTCATTATGAAGTTTAGAGTAATTCGCACAGAAGGAGAGGGCGTTCATACAACTCTCAAGTTAACAGAGCTGAGCATGCAGTTGGAAGACATGGAAGGTGCTCATGTCAACGGAAGAAACAGTTTACTTATTCTGAAGGAAGCATTGAGCTGCTGTAGGAGCAAAAACTATAGTGAAGTTCTGGAGGCTTGCCACTTGTACTCGAAAGTGCAAAGCGAGTTAAAAGAGGAGAAGATGAGGAACGAAAGTAGGATAGATAGACTTTGTATAATAAGTGGAATTGCTGCTTTCCTCACACTATGGTACTACATTTTGTGA
- the LOC110611816 gene encoding F-box protein At2g27310 isoform X1, translated as MISNFRGAFSDPVFIDCAGFDFWGTMAMSVAPDEGTASLSSDIFYDILRRLDGPTLASAACACVAFCSISKEEKLWENVCSSMWPSTNREDVKNLITSIGGFRKFYADCFPLIVNKEVIECQWNDYPEYPEEWTEAEYYGDLDEFESIAPSDFVSIVDIRYKDKAICSKVLWGIPNANGFNGWFYSCPFRIDLLTYAARDDDSEGEVLLSVSDGLPPIFSMEKERKDGKLWRDLRDGLRLSWIVVNKKIKQAANLASWSPLGGQRHWPTDKDFVIRFGSVLSAKDILPCQVVECILIMKFRVIRTEGEGVHTTLKLTELSMQLEDMEGAHVNGRNSLLILKEALSCCRSKNYSEVLEACHLYSKVQSELKEEKMRNESRIDRLCIISGIAAFLTLWYYIL; from the exons ATGATTTCTAATTTTCGAGGTGCGTTCTCTGATCCCGTTTTCATCGATTGTGCTGGTTTTGATTTCTGG GGGACTATGGCTATGTCAGTTGCACCAGATGAGGGTACAGCATCATTAAGCAGTGATATCTTCTATGACATATTGAGGCGTCTTGATGGCCCAACATTGGCAAGTGCAGCATGTGCATGTGTTGCATTCTGCTCCATCTCAAAGGAAGAAAAGTTATGGGAAAATGTTTGTTCTTCTATGTGGCCTTCAACAAATAGGGAGGATGTCAAAAATCTAATAACATCAATTGGTGGATTCAGAAAGTTTTATGCCGACTGCTTTCCACTCATTGTTAACAAGGAAGTTATCGAGTGTCAATGGAATGACTATCCAGAGTACCCTGAAGAATGGACTGAGGCTGAATACTATGGTGACTTAGATGAATTTGAGAGTATTGCACCTTCAGATTTTGTCTCAATTGTTGATATCAGGTATAAAGACAAAGCAATCTGTTCAAAAGTCCTGTGGGGTATTCCCAATGCCAATGGATTTAATGGTTGGTTTTACAGCTGCCCATTCCGGATTGATCTTCTTACATATGCAGCCAGGGATGATGACAGTGAAGGTGAAGTTCTCCTTTCAGTTTCAGATGGTCTGCCACCAATTTTCTCCatggagaaagaaagaaaggacgGAAAGTTATGGAGAGATCTTCGTGATGGACTCCGGCTTAGTTGGATTGTtgtaaacaaaaaaataaagcaaGCTGCTAATCTTGCTAGCTGGAGCCCTCTTGGTGGGCAAAGGCATTGGCCAACGGACAAGGATTTTGTAATACGCTTTGGATCAGTTCTTTCTGCAAAAGACATTCTTCCATGTCAGGTGGTAGAATGCATTCTCATTATGAAGTTTAGAGTAATTCGCACAGAAGGAGAGGGCGTTCATACAACTCTCAAGTTAACAGAGCTGAGCATGCAGTTGGAAGACATGGAAGGTGCTCATGTCAACGGAAGAAACAGTTTACTTATTCTGAAGGAAGCATTGAGCTGCTGTAGGAGCAAAAACTATAGTGAAGTTCTGGAGGCTTGCCACTTGTACTCGAAAGTGCAAAGCGAGTTAAAAGAGGAGAAGATGAGGAACGAAAGTAGGATAGATAGACTTTGTATAATAAGTGGAATTGCTGCTTTCCTCACACTATGGTACTACATTTTGTGA
- the LOC122724949 gene encoding outer envelope membrane protein 7-like — MGTKPMKQAMVVFGALAFGWLAIEMAFKPFLDKARAAMDKSDPNRDPDDVKDESAREESPSDAVAPDGKPAIM, encoded by the coding sequence ATGGGGACGAAACCGATGAAACAAGCGATGGTCGTTTTTGGGGCTCTAGCATTTGGATGGCTGGCGATTGAGATGGCTTTCAAGCCCTTTCTGGACAAGGCTCGTGCGGCGATGGACAAGTCCGACCCCAACCGCGATCCAGATGATGTGAAAGACGAATCTGCTCGGGAGGAATCGCCGTCTGATGCTGTTGCCCCTGACGGAAAACCAGCAATTATGTGA
- the LOC110611844 gene encoding small nuclear ribonucleoprotein SmD1a, with translation MKLVRFLMKLNNETVSIELKNGTVVHGTITGVDISMNTHLKTVKLTLKGKNPVTLDHLSVRGNNIRYYILPDSLNLETLLVEETPRVKPKKPTAGRPLGRGRGRGRGRGRGRGR, from the exons ATGAAGCTCGTCAG GTTTTTGATGAAGTTGAATAATGAGACTGTGTCAATTGAGCTGAAGAATGGAACCGTTGTTCACGGCACCATTACAG GTGTGGATATTAGTATGAATACTCATCTGAAGACCGTAAAGTTGACACTAAAGGGGAAAAACCCAGTAACTTTAGATCATCTCAGTGTGCGGGGAAACAATATCCGATATTATATCCTTCCTGACAGCTTGAACCTCGAGACTTTGCTGGTTGAAGAGACACCTAGGGTCAAACCTAAGAAGCCAACTGCTG GGAGGCCTTTGGGGCGCGGTCGGGGCCGTGGGCGCGGTCGTGGACGTGGCAGAGGCCGTTAG
- the LOC110611835 gene encoding uncharacterized isomerase BH0283, with amino-acid sequence MGKQHVKYFVVDAFTDSAFKGNPAAVCFLEEEKDDKWLQAVAAEFNISQTCYLTTINLRDTVNSNPRFHLRWFTPVAEVKLCGHATLAASHILFSNGLVTSNVIEFVTLSGILTAKRVSDISSTDDLNNQNGKAKDCFLIELDFPTVPTTEFNSLDLAPISKALNGASIIDIRRTTGSDDLFVVLPSAKAVTDIQPQLDEIRNCPGRGIIVSGVSPSGSGFDFYSRFFCPKLGINEDPVCGSAHCALAHYWSTKLGKCDFMAYAASPRSGILNIHLDEQKRRVLLRGKAFTVMEGSILV; translated from the exons ATGGGGAAACAACATGTTAAGTACTTTGTG GTGGACGCTTTCACCGATTCCGCCTTCAAGGGAAACCCAGCAGCAGTATGTTTTTTAGAGGAAGAGAAAGATGACAAGTGGTTGCAAGCTGTGGCTGCCGAGTTCAATATCTCCCAGACTTGCTATTTGACTACCATCAATCTCCGCGATACTGTTAATTCAAATCCCAGGTTCCATCTTAGGTGGTTCACTCCTGTTGCTGAG GTTAAGCTTTGTGGCCATGCAACGCTAGCTGCTTCACACATACTCTTTTCTAATGGATTGGTAACTTCCAACGTGATTGAGTTTGTCACACTATCTGGAATCCTAACTGCTAAGAGGGTTTCTGATATCAGCAGCACTGATGACTTGAATAATCAAAATGGCAAAGCAAAAGATTGCTTTCTTATTGAATTAGATTTTCCTACTGTCCCAACTACTGAATTCAACTCTCTTGATCTTGCACCCATTTCTAAAGCCCTGAATGGTGCTTCCATAATTGATATCAGGAGGACTACTGGTTCAGATGACCTCTTT GTTGTGTTGCCGTCTGCTAAAGCTGTTACAGATATACAGCCACAGTTGGATGAGATACGCAATTGTCCTGGAAGGGGGATAATTGTTTCTGGGGTTTCTCCATCAGGGTCTGGATTTGACTTTTATAGTCGATTTTTTTGTCCCAAATTAGGGATCAATGAG GATCCTGTTTGTGGAAGTGCACATTGTGCTTTAGCCCACTACTGGAGCACAAAGCTGGGGAAGTGTGATTTTATGGCTTATGCG GCATCACCTAGAAGTGGAATATTGAACATTCATTTGGATGAGCAGAAGCGGAGAGTGCTGTTGCGAGGGAAAGCTTTTACTGTGATGGAAGGCTCTATTTTAGTTTAG